One part of the Sorangiineae bacterium MSr11954 genome encodes these proteins:
- a CDS encoding heme NO-binding domain-containing protein, with protein sequence MHGIILLELKKYVESRWGKTAWPTLVADTGLAGQTYLPVHEYPDDEMVALVRTASTTTGFSVPAILEDFGEFIVPDLLLLYRSLIHSKWRTLDLLENTEKMIQRVVSLRNPSARTLQMSAERRTPTEVRIRHRSAHRVCSVTKGIARGAAKHYGERIAIVEAQCITAGASECVLDLRLMN encoded by the coding sequence ATGCACGGGATCATTTTGCTCGAGCTCAAGAAGTACGTCGAATCGCGGTGGGGCAAGACCGCCTGGCCCACGCTCGTGGCCGACACGGGTTTGGCGGGCCAGACGTACCTGCCGGTGCACGAATACCCCGACGACGAGATGGTGGCGCTCGTCCGCACGGCCTCCACGACCACGGGCTTCAGCGTGCCGGCCATCCTGGAAGACTTCGGCGAGTTCATCGTGCCCGATCTTCTGCTGCTCTATCGATCGCTCATCCACTCGAAGTGGAGGACGCTCGATCTCCTCGAGAACACCGAGAAGATGATCCAGCGCGTAGTGTCCCTCCGCAACCCGAGCGCGCGCACGCTACAAATGTCCGCCGAGCGGCGCACGCCAACCGAGGTGCGCATCCGCCATCGCTCGGCCCATCGCGTTTGCAGCGTCACCAAGGGCATCGCCCGCGGGGCCGCCAAACACTACGGCGAACGCATCGCCATCGTCGAGGCGCAATGCATCACCGCCGGCGCCTC